The Anastrepha ludens isolate Willacy chromosome 2, idAnaLude1.1, whole genome shotgun sequence DNA window ATATCTTCAACTTACATCTTCTCACATTTATACGCTTTTTCATTGGTTTCTTTCAGGCGTACGCTACGAGCAAGGCGGCGTAGGAACCGGCTTCAAGCATGTGCAAACCAATGCCGCTGGCGAGAAGCGCTTGTTTCAGGTGAAGGGCAAGCGCAACGTGCGTGTACGTCAGGTTAATCTGTCCGTGTCGTCGATGAACAAAGGCGATTGCTTCATCTTAGATGCTGGCAATGAGATACTCGTCTATGTAGGACCACAAGCAAAGCGAGTGGAGAAGCTGAAAGCTATCAGCGCTGCTAATCAAATTCGCGATCAAGATCACAACGGACGTGCCAGGGTCGATATTGTTGGTGAGTATGAATACGCTTTAAGTTTTCGtgcgtttttaattttatttatttttcatttcactttagaTGAGTTTAGTTCGGATGTGGATAAGCAACACTTTTTCGAGGTTTTAGGCTCTGGCTCCCCCACACAAGTGCCGGATGAGGCTTCCGAGCAAGAAGATGGTGCATTTGAGACAGCTGATGCTAATTCTGTCACTCTATACAAGGTCTCAGATGCCAAAAGTGGTCTGAAAATCGATCCAATTTCAACGAAGCCATTGCGTCAAGAAATGCTGGACACAAATGATTGCTTTATTTTGGACACCGGCTCTGGCATTTACGTTTGGGTAGGCCGTCGGTCGACACAAAGAGAGAAATCGGATGCTATGAACAAGGCACAAGAGTTTCTACGCACTAAAAAATATCCAGCTTGGACACAAGTACATCGTGTAGTTGAGGGCGCCGAATCGGCGCCATTCAAGCAATATTTCGCCACTTGGCGCGACGCTGGCATGGCACACACACGTTTGGTACGCTCTGCAATGGGTTATGATTCCGATGACTCAGATTTTGCCGACCTCATTGATGTCGAAGACTTGAAAAAGAGTGGGGGTAGCGCTATCGGTTTCATGCCCGACAATGGCGAAAACGACATCAAAGAGGTGGTGCAGTACGTGAATAAACATGGGCGTGTGGATACAGTGCGCAACGTAGTCCAACTACAGCCCAACATGCCACTTCTGGGATTCGCCTCTTACTTGATTACTTACaagtataacaacaaaaatggtGAAGCgggtattattatttatgtatgggATGGCATGAAAGCTAGCCATGCCACAAAGGAACGCGCATTCGAAGATGCTATGGCATTGGCTGTCGAACGTAATGCCATTTTAGTGCGCACAACGCAGAACCACGAGCCGCGTCACTTCCTAAAGATGTTCAAAGGAAAACTTGTTACATCGTACACCGCTATACCCATTAATCCACAATTATACCGCATTCGTGGCACAGAAGCCAGCGATGTGCATGCCAACGAAGTGACTGCCGATTCATCGTCGTTAGCTTCAAGAGATGTTTTCGCTTTATTAACAATGGATGCACACAAAGTCTACATATGGATTGGTTTAGTGAGTATTAATCATAATATTAGCAAATTGAATGTTTATGAATAACTGATGCAATGCAGGGAGCTAGCAAATTCGAGAAGGATATGGCTATAGAGAGATTTTCAAACT harbors:
- the LOC128855373 gene encoding gelsolin; translation: MTTKMAVIFSLLAVLVLLPGRPAFRVQSTQIQPQPQSGGKSTPNRVMHRAFANAGRTPGLEIWRVENFEPVAYPKNDYGKFYSGDSYIVLNTIERKDKQLSWDIHFWLGSDTSTDEAGAAAIYAVQLDDLLNGAPVQHREVQDHESQLFLSYFRNGVRYEQGGVGTGFKHVQTNAAGEKRLFQVKGKRNVRVRQVNLSVSSMNKGDCFILDAGNEILVYVGPQAKRVEKLKAISAANQIRDQDHNGRARVDIVDEFSSDVDKQHFFEVLGSGSPTQVPDEASEQEDGAFETADANSVTLYKVSDAKSGLKIDPISTKPLRQEMLDTNDCFILDTGSGIYVWVGRRSTQREKSDAMNKAQEFLRTKKYPAWTQVHRVVEGAESAPFKQYFATWRDAGMAHTRLVRSAMGYDSDDSDFADLIDVEDLKKSGGSAIGFMPDNGENDIKEVVQYVNKHGRVDTVRNVVQLQPNMPLLGFASYLITYKYNNKNGEAGIIIYVWDGMKASHATKERAFEDAMALAVERNAILVRTTQNHEPRHFLKMFKGKLVTSYTAIPINPQLYRIRGTEASDVHANEVTADSSSLASRDVFALLTMDAHKVYIWIGLGASKFEKDMAIERFSNYWPDAVVEVIEEGAEPDDFSELLHGEGIYDRSMSDVTKPLLEPRLFHCRLVGKRLEAEEITRFEQADLDPNDVMLLDAGDEIYMWVGSGATAEDNGMMLEVVEKYIKAEPTERTIDTVTVIRIVQGNEPRAFTRMFPSWEIDYWQTTPRNEEIGKEVEESNDIFDLNEV